Proteins encoded together in one Mycolicibacter minnesotensis window:
- a CDS encoding SDR family NAD(P)-dependent oxidoreductase — protein sequence MSSGDQSGWALQYGPWAVVAGGSEGVGAEFAHVLATAGINLVLIARKPAPLRHTADRCRALGVQVRELTVDLARPDAVVQVAEATSELQVGLLIYNAGANTHSAEFLDGDLAAFERVLDLNVRTPLGLVHHFGTAMRLRQRGGLLLVGSLAGYLGSARQSVYGGAKAFSRIYAEGLWLELRDANVHVLELVLGVTRTPAMQRAGLNFDIPGMRVSDPADVAREGLEALPHGPVYVIAAHADSPALRATSDRSAAVLASHRMMRRLLPSAPHESDAPPAD from the coding sequence TTGTCTAGCGGTGATCAGTCCGGGTGGGCGCTGCAGTACGGTCCGTGGGCCGTGGTGGCAGGCGGCTCCGAAGGGGTCGGCGCCGAGTTCGCGCATGTGTTGGCCACCGCCGGCATCAACCTGGTCCTGATCGCACGTAAACCGGCGCCGCTGCGCCACACCGCCGATCGATGCCGCGCACTGGGCGTGCAGGTCCGGGAACTCACCGTGGACCTGGCCCGTCCGGATGCCGTGGTCCAAGTCGCCGAGGCGACGTCGGAACTTCAGGTCGGCCTGCTGATCTACAACGCCGGCGCCAACACCCACAGTGCAGAGTTCCTCGACGGGGATCTGGCGGCGTTCGAGCGCGTCCTGGACCTGAACGTGCGGACTCCGCTAGGGCTGGTCCATCACTTCGGCACCGCGATGCGCCTACGGCAGCGCGGCGGGCTGCTGCTGGTCGGGTCGCTGGCCGGATACCTCGGGTCGGCACGTCAGAGCGTCTACGGCGGCGCGAAGGCGTTCTCCCGGATCTACGCCGAAGGACTGTGGCTCGAACTGCGCGACGCCAACGTGCACGTTCTGGAGTTAGTTCTCGGGGTGACCAGGACTCCGGCCATGCAGCGGGCCGGCCTCAACTTCGACATTCCCGGGATGCGGGTCTCCGATCCCGCAGATGTCGCCCGCGAGGGTCTCGAGGCACTGCCCCACGGCCCCGTGTACGTGATCGCGGCGCACGCCGACAGCCCCGCCCTGCGTGCCACCTCGGATCGGTCTGCGGCGGTGCTCGCCTCGCATCGAA